Below is a genomic region from Pyxidicoccus trucidator.
CAGCTCGGCCAGTCGCGCGCGCTTCTGTTCGGGAGTGAGCGACATGGTTCAGGCCACCTTGTCCGGGTTGCCTTCCAGCGCCGCGACCTGCTCGTCGGCCACCTGGTCCGGGTTGCCTTCCATCTCCGCGAGCAGCGCCGCGACCTGCTCGTCGGAGAGCTGGTCCAGGTTCTCGAGGAGCTGCTCGGCCCGGGCCTCGGTGGCGGCGGGCTTGCGCGCCACGGGCGCGGCCTCGGGCAGCTGGTACCCGAGCCGCGTGGCCAGCGCGCGCGTGGACGCGGCGAGCGCGCGAGGCCACAGGATGCGCTTCCAGGCGTCGCTCCGCTCCCCCTCGATGCGGGTGTGCTGGAGGATGTTCGGGTCTCCGAGGCCGCCCAGCATGCGCTCCCGTTTGCCGTCATACGGCTGCACCATGCCCGCGTCGTAGGGCAGGCCCAGGAAGTCGCTGACGCCCTTCATCACCCGCTCGGGCTCGCTCACCAGCTCCTCGTAGCGGACCTGGTGGACGCGCTCGGGGCCGATGCGCTCGTAGAAGTCGAGCAGGTTCTGGTTGGGCATGGCCCACACCGTCTCCGCGACGGCGTAGGGGTCCACGTCGGCCGAGCCGAAGAGGCTGGGGCCGAAGAGGCGGTCGAAGCGCATGCGCACCAGCGACTCCATGACGGGGAGCGGGTGGCGCTGCAGGAAGAGGTACTTCGGCGCGTCAAACAGCTCCTCGCCGCGCCAGAGCGTCTCCGGGTCCATGGCGTAGGGCGGCGTCTTGTCCACCAGCAGCCGCGGGCCGGCCAGCTCCTGCAGCCGCCCGTAGACGGCCTGCGAGGAGGCGTCGTCCGCCACCAGCTTGTCGACGAAGGCCTGACCCGCGGTGGAGTCCAGGCCCAGCATCTCCATGAAGGCCCAGAGCAGGCCGCGCTCGGTCCACTCCATCTCATGGCCGAAGCCCACGTTCTGCTTCCACTCGCGCATCGACTCGAAGAAGAGGAGGTTCAGCTCGGGCGGGCAGAACAGGCGCGGGTGGCCGGCCAGCATGACGCGGAAGAGGGTGGAGCCCGCGCGCGGCGTGGAGTGGACGAACACCATGCCGGGGTTCTTCTTCGCCGCCCGCAGCTTCGGGCCGGACGCCTGCCGGCGGTAGGGCCGCAGGGCGAGGGCCGACAGCGGCACGTCCGTGGCGAAGCGCGCCGGGTCCGTCTGGCGCTCCAGCTCCGCCAGCAGGTAGCGCGACAGGTCCGGCAGCGAGGGGTGCTCGCGCAGCTCGTGCGGGTAGAGCTGGAACTTGAGCTCCTTCTTGAGGTCGAACTCCAGCTCCGAGCCGATGGCGTCCAGGTCCAGCCCCGCGAGGCTGCCGTTGGCGGGCAGGTCCTTCACGGCCCGGTTCGTCACCTTCGCCACCTTGCGGCGCAGCCAGTCCTCCAGGAGCGACGGGCGCTCGGTGGGGAAGGCGGTGCGCAGGGCCTCGGCCAGGGGCTTCGTCGGCGCCGCGTCGCGCGCCGCCAGCTCCTTCGCGATGAGGCCGGAGAGGCCGGCCACCGTGGGGTGCTCGAAGAGGCTGCGCAGCGGCGGCTCCACCTTGAAGGTGGCCTGCACCTGGTTGCGCAGCTGCGTGGCCAGCAGCGAGTGCCCGCCCAGGTCGAAGAAGTCGTCGTGCAGGCCCACCTCGGCCACGCCCAGCAGCTCGCTCCAGAGCGCGGCCACCGCCTTGTCCAGCTCCGTGGAGGGGGCGACGAAGGCCGTCTTGCCCCGGCGCACGCGGTTGGCGGCCTTCTTCGGCGACGCGCCCGGCGCCTTCGCCTCGCGGTTGACCCACAGGCGCAGGCGCGGCTCCAGGTCGCCGGTGATGACCACCACCTGGCCGTCCAGCCCGGCCTGCACCACGCGGCGTAGCGCCTCGGTGCCCTCCGGCACCGTCATGGTGTACTGGTCCATGGCCGTGCGCAGCGTGGTGTGCTTCGTCTCCTCGGGCCACGGGTCCCACGAGGCGCTGACCCAGCGCGGGGCGTCCTGCCCCCGGCGGCTCTGCGCGAAGGCGTCCAGGAACTGGTTGCCCGCCGCGTAGGTGAAGTGCGCGAGGCCGCCCAGCACCGAGGAGCTGGACGAGAAGAGGAGCACGAAGTCCTGCACGCGCCCGCGCAGCGCCTCCTCCAGCGCGTAGGTGCCGTACACCTTGGGGCCGAACTGCGTCTCGGCCGCCTCGCGGCGCACGTCCGTCAACGACAGGTAGGGCGAGTCGCCCCGGGTGACGCCCGCGGTGTGCAGCACGCCGTGCAGCGCCCCGAAGCGGGACTCCACCTGCGTTACCGCTGCCCGGAGCTGCGCGGCGTCCGCCACGTCGGCGGTGAGCACCAGCACCTGCGCGCCCTTCGCCTCCAGCGCCTTCACGCGGCGCAGGCGGCGGCTCACCGGGTCGTCCTCGGGGTGGCCCGCCAGCCACGCGTCCCAGGTGCTCCGCTCCGGCAGCGCCGTGCGGCCGACCAGCGCCAGCTTCGCCTTCGACGTCTCCGCCAGGTGGTCCGCCAGCATGAGGCCCACCGCGCCCAGGCCGCCGGTGATGAGGTACACGCCGCCCTCGCGCAGCGGGGCCACGGGCGCGCCCTTCGACTCCAGCCGCACCGGGGTGTAGGCCTGGACGTAGCGGCGGGTGCCGCGCAGCACCACCAGCAGGTCCGCGCTCCGATTGCCCAGCTCCGCCACCAGCAGGCCGGCGAGCCGCTCCGCGCGGGGGTCGTGCGGCACGGGGACCTCCACCTCCACGCAGCGGGCGGTGACGTGCGGCAGCTCCTGCGGGAGGACCTTGCAGGCGGTGAGCAGCGGAGACTTCTCCGCCAGCGCCTGGTGCTCGCCCTCCAGGTCATGCAGCCGATTGGTGATGACCTCCAGGCGCACCGGGCGGGTGCCCTTCGCCAGCGCCTGGCCCAGCGCGAGCAGGCTGTAGTAGCCGTCCCGCTGCAGCCTCTGGAACAGCTCCGGGCCCGTGCCCGCGAGGTCCGGCGGCGTCAGGCTCCACAGGTGCACCACCACGTCGGCGGGCAGGCCCTGCTGCTGCAAATCCTCCAGCACCGCCAGCACGTCCGCCTGGCTGTCCGGGGCCGCCACGAAGCGGCGCGCGTCCTCGCGGGCGAAGGCGGTGCCGGCCCGGACACGCACGACGTCCCGTCCTTCCGCCTCCAGCCGGCGGGCCAGCGCGTCGCCCACGCCCAGGCCGTCCTCCAGCAGGACCCAGCAGCGCGACTTCGCCAGCGCCTCGCCGTCCAGCGCGGGCGGGGCCGTGGGCTTCCAGGTGGGGACGTGGAACCAGTCCGCCACGTCCGCGTGCTTGCCCGTGGGGGCCCGCTGTTGCGGCTGCGAGGCGGCGCCCTCCACCGGGTCCACCCAGTAGCGCTCGCGCTCGAAGGGGTAGCCCGGCAGCGGCACGCGGCGGCGCCGCTCCGCGCCGTAGAGGGCCTTCCACTCCACCGGCACGCCGGCCAGCCACAGCTCGCCCAGCGCGCCCATGAGCTTCGCGGCGTCCGACTCCGGCTTCCGCGGGTGGCGGCAGGTGGAGAGGACCGTGCGTCCGGCGGACTCCGGCTGCGCCCTGGCGAGGCTGGCCAGCGTCTGGCCGGGGCCCACCTCCAGCAGCACGTCCGCCGCGTCCTTCAGCAGCTCGCGCAGGCCCTGGGCGAAGCGGACCGGCTGGCGCAGGTGGCGGGCCCAGTACGCCGGGTCCGTGGCCTGGGCCGCCTCAATCCACGTGCCCGTGACGTTGGAGACCCAGGGCAGCTTCGGCGCCTGGAGGCGCACGCGGCGGACCGCGTCGGTGAAGGGCGCGAGGATGGGGTCCATCAT
It encodes:
- a CDS encoding type I polyketide synthase, translated to MSDNNETESYEGLAIAVIGMSGRFPGAKDVEQFWKNLCAGVESIVPLTDDELRAAGVTAEELGSGRYVKAAPVLDGIERFDAGLFGYTPLEARVMDPQQRLLLECAWEALEHAGYDPDKHPGDRISVFAGTRTSTYLFHLLAHRAALQPQDRLLVELGNDVSSLATRVSYKLNLTGPSTMVQTACSTSLVAIHLACQSLLMGECRMALAAATAVNVPHPAGYTYEPGSMLSPDGHVRPFDAKAEGTVFGSGAGVVVLKRLQDALADGDHVLAVVRGSAVNNDGANKASFTAPGVEGQTEVLLEALACAGLDADAISYLEAHGTGTSLGDPIEILALNNAWRASTDKKGFCRLGTAKGNVGHLDVAAGMAGFIKTVLSLQHRKLPPMLNFTQPNPQIDFANSPFTVNTKLTEWAGAGPLRAGVSSFGFGGTNAHVILEEAPRAEASGASRPAQLLVLSARSEAALDTATHNLAAWLREHPAAVLADVAFTLQVGRKDFDHRRALVARTAKEAAEALAAGAPGVLTGVREVGDRPVVFMFPGQGAQHVNMARELYDSEPAFRAEVDTCAEKLKPHLGLDLRTVLYPAPSSEPKAETATEAEAEAAKKLEGTALTQPALFVLEYALAKLWMTRGVKPRAMVGHSLGEYVAACLAGVFSLDDALALVATRGRLMQALPAGAMLAVPLPEAEVTPLLEGRLDLAAVNGPALCVVSGPTDAVDALEAKLSARGVQARRLHTSHAFHSAMMDPILAPFTDAVRRVRLQAPKLPWVSNVTGTWIEAAQATDPAYWARHLRQPVRFAQGLRELLKDAADVLLEVGPGQTLASLARAQPESAGRTVLSTCRHPRKPESDAAKLMGALGELWLAGVPVEWKALYGAERRRRVPLPGYPFERERYWVDPVEGAASQPQQRAPTGKHADVADWFHVPTWKPTAPPALDGEALAKSRCWVLLEDGLGVGDALARRLEAEGRDVVRVRAGTAFAREDARRFVAAPDSQADVLAVLEDLQQQGLPADVVVHLWSLTPPDLAGTGPELFQRLQRDGYYSLLALGQALAKGTRPVRLEVITNRLHDLEGEHQALAEKSPLLTACKVLPQELPHVTARCVEVEVPVPHDPRAERLAGLLVAELGNRSADLLVVLRGTRRYVQAYTPVRLESKGAPVAPLREGGVYLITGGLGAVGLMLADHLAETSKAKLALVGRTALPERSTWDAWLAGHPEDDPVSRRLRRVKALEAKGAQVLVLTADVADAAQLRAAVTQVESRFGALHGVLHTAGVTRGDSPYLSLTDVRREAAETQFGPKVYGTYALEEALRGRVQDFVLLFSSSSSVLGGLAHFTYAAGNQFLDAFAQSRRGQDAPRWVSASWDPWPEETKHTTLRTAMDQYTMTVPEGTEALRRVVQAGLDGQVVVITGDLEPRLRLWVNREAKAPGASPKKAANRVRRGKTAFVAPSTELDKAVAALWSELLGVAEVGLHDDFFDLGGHSLLATQLRNQVQATFKVEPPLRSLFEHPTVAGLSGLIAKELAARDAAPTKPLAEALRTAFPTERPSLLEDWLRRKVAKVTNRAVKDLPANGSLAGLDLDAIGSELEFDLKKELKFQLYPHELREHPSLPDLSRYLLAELERQTDPARFATDVPLSALALRPYRRQASGPKLRAAKKNPGMVFVHSTPRAGSTLFRVMLAGHPRLFCPPELNLLFFESMREWKQNVGFGHEMEWTERGLLWAFMEMLGLDSTAGQAFVDKLVADDASSQAVYGRLQELAGPRLLVDKTPPYAMDPETLWRGEELFDAPKYLFLQRHPLPVMESLVRMRFDRLFGPSLFGSADVDPYAVAETVWAMPNQNLLDFYERIGPERVHQVRYEELVSEPERVMKGVSDFLGLPYDAGMVQPYDGKRERMLGGLGDPNILQHTRIEGERSDAWKRILWPRALAASTRALATRLGYQLPEAAPVARKPAATEARAEQLLENLDQLSDEQVAALLAEMEGNPDQVADEQVAALEGNPDKVA